In Onychostoma macrolepis isolate SWU-2019 chromosome 12, ASM1243209v1, whole genome shotgun sequence, a single window of DNA contains:
- the synpo2lb gene encoding synaptopodin 2-like protein, which yields MVAEEVVVTLSGGAPWGFRLQGGAEHQKPLQVAKVRKRSKACRAGLRETDELVSINDVSCGTLSHAEAMNLIDSGRGTLHLRIKRAPAAYQSVVLLGRAPSPRIDKEYQAALRALSPPLTSKRSGVNRASLMSPTGGLEWFTSPPDSEAYYGETDSDADVAAQERQRRQRRRSPSSSPAKSPGQASPQEEETSEMSGYESAQDVCMYPQTQSWPVSDLEGMGTQQQCVMPGVARREVVYQPLQAEWSHQAENSSENSDQSPSGAAEVDSGFQEPPTVPPPLVSPERAKEALMLASHRQMVPMVGPVDNPVDEELTVTYMDKAKQAKLHRESLQDKQVKEARSKCRTIASLLTDAPNPHSKGVLMFKKRRQRAKKYTLTCFGSVDGESYSNTEGETEDESLFPGSESELDEDGFSAAPDPTWDSGYLDVLDKRTSACVVPDRDAEISPGLNATSGKGAQLFEQQRKRAEEHSSNLVVPTAFSMPQHQGDSTLTYTPVTPVTPVTSHSTSMVNGEPLVVSRTSVVLSSPGQTPMPSMAGALPEQADSSAASSVHNRTARPFAPGCVSHRAATAPVVFRPSPAKKAGSQAQAVSVANIPASFFPAGSEGKKAISTTSLYIPARPATYNGPSSVLSPSSITSGPFSPPPSNVPLYSPTYSSTSAPFSPTSSHVASLSSPSGMAQPYSPPQTQAMPLSPPYHHAVSAQYQPPPPVHVPAQPFSTPLTNASGFPNAPAPAPAPAHAFAPATPNVQSSPAHKVSFNPYISVESTTPETLNAPAAQQFSLSNSTDGISSREQRVSVPAGRTGILQEARRRGSKKPMFTAKEEKKAQSYNPELLSLVQNLDDRSRSGAEAGFESGPEEDFLNLGAEACNFMQAQRYKMPPPVAPKPAPEMPQMQGKGAELFARRQSRMDRYVVDKQPKSPAHPRDPSPTPSLPAHWKYSPNIRAPPPINYNPLLSPSCPPVAQRGTKANDAAKVGVKTVPGQHKQGIKALDFVSRQPYQLNSSLFSYGGGVPQNTATYQQQQNGVGMTGNSLNAPKQVPVKASRVYEIKRFSTPTPMSAPTSLTPTVIAPRSATTLGEPMWRNDVTSPPPVAPRPAAPFSPPPPAPTAALPALPKISTAPVPNSVHIPQPTPGQAYNPFQAAKQFKSAPELSPLSAGVRSSGSGSSQNLRVPRPRFSTSSMGLQPNVWRPGSIHY from the exons atggtcgCAGAGGAGGTAGTGGTGACCCTGTCAGGAGGTGCACCGTGGGGTTTCCGATTACAAGGAGGAGCTGAGCACCAGAAACCCCTCCAAGTGGCAAAG GTGAGAAAGCGCAGTAAGGCCTGCCGGGCTGGGCTCAGAGAGACTGATGAGCTGGTGTCAATCAATGATGTATCCTGTGGAACACTATCCCATGCTGAGGCTATGAATCTGATTGATAGTGGCAGAGGAACCCTCCATCTGCGAATTAAAAG GGCACCAGCTGCATATCAGTCAGTGGTACTTCTGGGTCGGGCCCCCTCCCCGCGTATTGATAAGGAGTACCAGGCAGCCTTGAGAGCCCTGTCACCTCCACTTACCTCTAAACGGTCTGGTGTCAACAGAGCGTCGCTCATGTCCCCCACCGGTGGTCTCGAGTGGTTTACGTCCCCTCCAGACAGCGAGGCTTACTACGGTGAGACAGACAGTGACGCAGATGTAGCGGCACAAGAGAGGCAGCGTAGACAGAGACGACGAAGCCCCAGTAGCTCTCCTGCCAAGAGTCCTGGCCAAGCCTCACCCCAAGAGGAGGAGACTTCAGAAATGAGCGGCTATGAGAGCGCCCAGGACGTCTGCATGTACCCTCAAACACAGAGCTGGCCTGTATCTGATCTAGAGGGAATGGGGACTCAGCAACAGTGCGTTATGCCTGGGGTGGCCCGCAGAGAGGTGGTCTACCAGCCCCTGCAGGCTGAGTGGTCGCACCAGGCTGAAAATTCCTCTGAGAATTCTGACCAAAGTCCATCAGGAGCTGCTGAAGTGGACAGTGGCTTCCAGGAGCCCCCCACTGTCCCACCTCCACTTGTTTCTCCAGAGCGGGCAAAAGAGGCTCTCATGCTTGCGTCTCACAGACAGATGGTACCCATGGTGGGCCCTGTGGACAACCCAGTTGATGAAGAACTCACAGTAACGTACATGGACAAGGCCAAGCAAGCTA AGCTACACAGAGAAAGTTTACAAGATAAGCAGGTGAAGGAGGCCCGATCCAAATGCAGAACCATTGCTTCGCTCTTGACAGATGCTCCTAATCCTCATTCTAAAGGTGTGCTTATGTTCAAGAAGCGACGGCAGCGTGCCAAGAAGTATACTCTCACCTGCTTTGGCAGTGTAGACGGAGAAAGCTATAGTAACACAGAGGGAGAAACTGAGGACGAAAGCCTGTTTCCTGGGAGCGAATCTGAGCTTGACGAGGACGGTTTTTCTGCTGCACCAGACCCTACCTGGGATAGTGGTTACCTGGACGTACTAGACAAGAGAACTTCAGCGTGTGTTGTGCCTGACAGAGATGCAGAGATTAGCCCAGGCCTAAATGCTACTTCAGGAAAAGGAGCCCAGCTTTTTGAACAACAGAGGAAAAGAGCagaagaacattcatcaaaccTGGTTGTGCCCACGGCTTTTTCCATGCCTCAGCATCAGGGGGACTCAACCCTGACATATACCCCAGTTACTCCAGTCACACCCGTAACATCTCATAGTACCAGTATGGTAAATGGGGAACCTTTAGTAGTGAGCAGGACAAGCGTTGTGTTGTCCTCGCCAGGCCAGACGCCTATGCCATCCATGGCAGGAGCATTACCAGAGCAAGCTGACTCATCGGCTGCCAGCTCAGTGCACAACAGAACTGCCAGGCCATTTGCCCCTGGCTGTGTGAGCCACCGAGCAGCAACTGCTCCAGTAGTCTTCAGACCCAGCCCTGCCAAAAAGGCTGGATCACAGGCTCAGGCTGTGTCTGTGGCAAATATCCCAGCTTCCTTCTTTCCTGCTGGCTCGGAGGGGAAGAAAGCTATTTCTACAACATCACTGTATATCCCTGCTAGACCAGCCACCTACAATGGTCCTTCCTCTGTGCTCTCTCCATCCTCAATCACTTCAGGTCCATTTTCTCCTCCCCCTTCAAATGTTCCACTCTATTCCCCAACCTATTCCAGCACCTCAGCCCCTTTTTCTCCAACATCTTCTCATGTAGCATCTTTGAGTTCCCCTTCTGGTATGGCTCAACCTTACTCTCCTCCCCAAACACAGGCAATGCCACTCAGTCCTCCATACCATCATGCGGTTTCTGCTCAATATCAGCCACCTCCACCAGTTCATGTACCAGCACAGCCTTTCTCTACACCACTCACAAATGCCTCAGGTTTTCCCAATGCCCCTGCCCCTGCCCCTGCACCCGCCCATGCCTTTGCTCCTGCAACACCAAATGTGCAATCCTCCCCAGCACACAAAGTCTCCTTCAACCCATACATCTCTGTGGAATCCACTACTCCAGAAACACTAAATGCACCAGCTGCCCAGCAGTTTTCTCTCTCTAACTCCACTGATGGGATCTCTTCTCGAGAGCAGCGGGTCTCAGTCCCTGCCGGCCGCACTGGCATCCTGCAGGAGGCTCGTCGTCGTGGATCCAAGAAACCAATGTTCACTGCTAAAGAGGAGAAGAAGGCTCAATCTTACAACCCTGAGCTACTGTCTCTAGTGCAGAACTTGGATGACAGGTCCCGTTCGGGTGCAGAGGCTGGGTTTGAGTCTGGGCCTGAAGAAGATTTTCTTAACCTGGGTGCAGAGGCTTGCAACTTCATGCAGGCACAGAGATACAAGATGCCACCACCAGTGGCTCCTAAACCAGCTCCTGAGATGCCCCAGATGCAAGGTAAAGGTGCGGAGCTGTTTGCACGCAGACAGAGTCGCATGGACCGCTACGTGGTGGATAAACAGCCCAAATCTCCAGCGCATCCTCGTGATCCTTCTCCTACACCTTCCCTCCCAGCTCACTGGAAATACTCTCCAAACATCCGAGCCCCACCACCCATTAATTATAATCCACTTCTGTCACCTTCTTGCCCTCCAGTGGCCCAGCGTGGCACCAAGGCAAATGATGCAGCTAAAGTTGGGGTTAAAACAGTGCCTGGCCAACACAAACAAGGGATAAAGGCTCTTGACTTTGTGAGCAGGCAGCCATACCAGCTCAACTCATCTCTGTTCAGTTATGGAGGTGGAGTCCCTCAAAACACTGCCACTTATCAGCAGCAGCAGAATGGTGTTGGCATGACAGGTAATTCCCTTAACGCACCGAAGCAGGTCCCTGTTAAAGCAAGCCGCGTGTATGAAATCAAACGTTTCTCCACACCTACTCCCATGTCTGCACCCACATCTCTGACACCAACTGTAATCGCCCCTCGCTCTGCCACAACTCTTGGTGAGCCGATGTGGCGCAATGATGTCACTTCCCCGCCTCCTGTTGCTCCGAGACCTGCAGCACCATTTTCGCCACCACCTCCTGCCCCGACAGCAGCCCTGCCTGCTCTCCCCAAAATATCCACTGCCCCTGTGCCCAATTCAGTGCACATCCCACAACCCACTCCTGGGCAGGCCTACAACCCATTCCAAGCAGCCAAGCAGTTTAAGAGCGCCCCTGAGCTAAGTCCTCTGTCTGCTGGTGTGCGATCCTCAGGGTCTGGGAGCAGCCAGAACCTAAGGGTACCCAGACCCCGCTTCAGTACATCGAGCATGGGTCTACAACCAAATGTGTGGAGGCCTGGCTCCATACATTACTGA
- the myoz1b gene encoding myozenin-1b yields MPVSGTPAPTNKRKKPSKIITDFSNISQHDQQDEDAETSELDLGTKIKAPKDVMLEELSLMKNKGSKMFKMRQQRVEKFIVSDENLLNLQNLAPSLGCEMTAPPEPFPKPEPPQVEEVNAEAEKEKRRCEYAKTYVSPWERAMKDDEELKETMKMKMPGPQVHKELPKYKSFNRTALPFGGFEKASRLVTFEPPEIKVTDEEPQPASVLQYNICCRPSFNRTPIGWTCNEEHSHIHMELENIPFDGETDDL; encoded by the exons ATGCCTGTCTCTGGAACACCTGCTCCAACCAACAAGAGGAAGAAGCCTTCAAAAATCATCACAGACTTCTCGAACATCTCACAACATG ACCAGCAAGATGAGGATGCTGAAACTTCTGAACTGGACTTGGGGACCAAAATCAAAGCCCCTAAAGACGTGATGTTGGAGGAGCTGTCCCTCATGAAGAACAAGGGCTCCAAAATGTTCAAGATGAGACAGCAGAGGGTGGAGAAATTCATCGTCAGTGATGAGAACCTG CTAAACCTTCAGAATCTGGCTCCTTCTCTGGGATGTGAAATGACTGCTCCACCTGAACCCTTTCCCAAACCAGAGCCACCTCAAG TAGAGGAAGTAAATGCTGAGGCAGAGAAGGAAAAGAGACGGTGTGAGTATGCAAAAACATATGTATCACCATGGGAACGTGCAATGAAAGATGACGAGGAACTTAAAGAAACCATGAAGATGAAAATGCCAGGGCCTCAAGTTCACAAGGAACTTCCCAAGTACAAGAGTTTCAACAG AACTGCTCTACCCTTTGGAGGATTTGAGAAGGCCTCTCGTCTTGTCACCTTTGAGCCCCCAGAGATCAAGGTAACTGATGAGGAGCCACAGCCAGCGTCTGTGTTGCAGTATAACATTTGCTGTCGGCCTTCTTTCAACCGCACTCCGATCGGCTGGACGTGCAATGAGGAGCACAGCCACATCCACATGGAGCTGGAAAACATCCCCTTTGATGGAGAGACTGATGATCTCTGA